One window of Phycisphaeraceae bacterium genomic DNA carries:
- the fliN gene encoding flagellar motor switch protein FliN, with protein MSEQTSPPDSATPGGETSPAKFQIPDIQGVGGSAESQGISLLADVALNVKIELGRTRMLVEDVLKLGEGAVVELEKLAGDPVDVYVNERHVARGEILVLNDNFCVRISEIVETPTDRVKTPA; from the coding sequence ATGTCAGAGCAGACGAGTCCTCCGGATAGTGCGACGCCTGGCGGCGAGACATCGCCGGCGAAGTTTCAGATTCCCGACATCCAGGGTGTGGGGGGCAGTGCGGAGAGCCAGGGGATCTCCTTGCTGGCGGACGTCGCGCTCAACGTGAAGATTGAACTCGGCCGGACGCGGATGCTCGTTGAGGATGTTCTTAAACTCGGCGAGGGCGCGGTCGTCGAACTCGAGAAGCTCGCGGGAGACCCGGTTGACGTGTATGTGAACGAGCGCCACGTGGCCCGCGGCGAGATTCTTGTGCTGAACGACAACTTCTGTGTGCGTATCAGCGAGATCGTGGAGACGCCAACAGACCGAGTCAAGACGCCGGCGTGA